A portion of the Pangasianodon hypophthalmus isolate fPanHyp1 chromosome 20, fPanHyp1.pri, whole genome shotgun sequence genome contains these proteins:
- the hoxc12b gene encoding homeobox protein Hox-C12b: MGEHNLLNSGFVGPLVNIHTGDAFYLHNFRSSAALPSLPYARRDNVWTQPEPCNGYMQPFFGNPVSLNPTFNRACEIARQEESKCFYSGSGGGGGNIRENCANVKRDDRARDDSSVPVVREHGLADASMMGYGYVAEQVSQNPPSCHSMQSESGSSHHETEKVSCSIAHSLASHACSTTQGGGAPWYPAHARNRKKRKPYSKLQLAELESEFMLNEFITRQRRKELSDRLNLSDQQVKIWFQNRRMKKKRLMLREQALSFF, encoded by the exons ATGGGCGAGCACAACCTCCTCAATAGCGGGTTTGTGGGACCTTTGGTGAACATCCACACCGGAGACGCGTTTTACCTCCACAACTTCCGGTCATCTGCGGCTCTTCCTTCCCTCCCTTACGCGAGACGAGACAATGTTTGGACTCAACCGGAGCCGTGCAACGGATACATGCAGCCGTTTTTTGGCAACCCGGTGTCCCTGAACCCCACGTTTAACCGAGCGTGCGAGATTGCGCGGCAGGAAGAGAGCAAATGCTTTTACAGTGGaagtggaggtggaggaggtaaCATCCGGGAGAATTGTGCCAATGTTAAACGAGATGACAGGGCGAGAGACGACTCCTCTGTGCCCGTAGTGAGAGAACACGGACTGGCAGATGCTAGCATGATGGGCTACGGATACGTTGCAGAGCAAGTGAGCCAGAATCCTCCATCCTGTCACTCCATGCAGTCGGAGTCTGGGTCATCGCACCACGAAACGGAAAAAGTGTCTTGCAGCATCGCTCATTCCTTAGCATCTCATGCATGCAGCACAACCCAAGGTGGAG GTGCTCCGTGGTATCCGGCGCACGCGCGGAACCGGAAGAAGCGCAAACCCTATTCCAAACTGCAGCTGGCCGAGCTCGAGAGCGAGTTCATGCTCAACGAATTCATAACGAGGCAGCGGAGGAAGGAGCTTTCGGACCGGCTCAATTTATCCGACCAACAAGTGAAGATCTGGTTTCAAAACCGACGCATGAAGAAGAAAAGACTGATGCTGAGAGAGCAagctctgtctttcttttag
- the LOC113537872 gene encoding homeobox protein Hox-C13a encodes MEGLSGNCPASHCRELISHPGLGRHSGTIMPHQGSIYPDISSPEGGRQCPGPQTPSSGASLGYNYPYSYYECRLSHSHGVNVQKPCSYHPADKYPEHGEELSSRAKELAFYPGFAGSYQTVPGYLDMAVMPGIGAHPEVRHESLIPVDGYNHWALSNGWDGQVCFSKEQTQQSHLWKSPFPEVVPLQPEVSSYRRGRKKRVPYTKIQLKELEKEYASNKFITKDKRRRISTITNLSERQVTIWFQNRRVKEKKTVCKSKSSAHMHAT; translated from the exons ATGGAGGGACTGAGCGGGAACTGTCCTGCCTCTCATTGCAGGGAGCTGATCTCTCACCCCGGACTAGGGCGACACTCTGGGACTATTATGCCCCACCAGGGCTCGATTTACCCCGATATCTCCTCTCCGGAGGGCGGAAGGCAATGTCCAGGGCCTCAGACACCCTCCTCCGGGGCATCTTTGGGTTATAATTACCCTTATTCCTACTACGAATGCCGTTTGAGTCATTCTCACGGTGTTAATGTGCAGAAGCCGTGCTCTTATCACCCCGCTGACAAATACCCTGAGCACGGGGAAGAGCTCTCCAGCCGAGCCAAAGAACTGGCTTTTTACCCGGGTTTTGCCGGCTCTTACCAAACCGTCCCGGGATATCTGGACATGGCGGTGATGCCGGGAATCGGTGCTCATCCAGAAGTGCGGCACGAGAGCTTAATCCCGGTGGATGGATATAATCACTGGGCATTGAGCAACGGATGGGATGGACAAGTGTGTTTTTCCAAAGAGCAGACTCAGCAGAGCCACCTCTGGAAGTCACCTTTCCCAG aAGTTGTGCCACTGCAACCTGAAGTCAGCAGCTACCGACGAGGCCGCAAGAAGCGCGTGCCTTACACCAAGATCCAGCTAAAAGAGCTCGAGAAGGAGTACGCGTCCAACAAATTCATCACCAAAGATAAACGACGACGGATCTCCACCATCACTAACCTCTCAGAGAGACAAGTTACCATCTGGTTTCAGAACCGACGTGTAAAAGAGAAGAAAACCGTCTGCAAGTCGAAGTCAAGCGCCCACATGCACGCTACCTGA